A stretch of DNA from Terriglobia bacterium:
GACGTCGCGCTGCACGCCGATCCCACGGCCGTGGATGAGCCGGACCTCCTCGAAGCCCGCCTCCAGGGCTGCGTCGAGATACGATCCCACGACCGACCCGACCTCGCGCGGCAGGAAGGAGTGGAGGTCGAGCCGGTCCTCGACCGGCAGCGCGACCTCGGCGGGCAGGTCGTCCTCGGGAAATCGGTCGTCCTCGCCGCTTTTCTTCACGGCGCCTCCCTCGCTCCGCGTGGCGATTCCGCGCTTTCCCGGCCGGATCGCATCGTAGCATGCGCGGCACGGGTTGATGCGCCTCGTCCGCCCCTCTACAATGGCGTGTTCGGGGCGTCGATCGTCCCGAGACGACTCGCGGGGGCGTCCCCGCCGGGAGGCAGCATGGTTCGAACAGGGTCCCAATCGCTTAGGCTCGCCGTCGGCCTGGCCCTCCTGGGCTCGCTCGCGCTCGCTTCGGGCTGCGGCGGGTCCAAGACGGAGGCCCCCGCGGCGCCGGGGACCCCGGCGGCCCGGCAGACCGGCTCCTCCCTGCCCCCAAGCACCGGCGCGCCCACGGTCCCGCCCGTCGCTTCGCCATCCCATCCGCAGAGGGATCCGTCGATCGTCGTGGCGACGGTGGACGGCCGGCCCATCACGGTGCGACAGGTCTACGGGCTCGCCTCCGCGTACCGGATGCGGCTCGAACAGCGCGGGACCACGATCCCGCCGGAGCAGGAGACCGACCTGCTGCGGATGTCGCTCCAGTCGCTGATCAACAGCGATCTGATGGCCCACGCCGCCAAGGCCGTGGGACAGAAGGTCGACCCGAAGGCCCTCGAGGACCGAATTCGCGAACAGAGGTCGCGCTTCCCGAGCGAGGAGGATTACCGCAAGTCGCTGGCCGCGTCGAAGGTCACCGAGGAGCAGATCCGCGCGGACCTCGAGACCCAGCTCCTCGCCGAAGGGTGGGCGCGGTCCAAGA
This window harbors:
- a CDS encoding Smr/MutS family protein — protein: MGWRSDGRDRGRAGAWGQGGAGLPGRRGPRRRGGLRLGPAAARSERERAQEGQADGEPKRLGPCSNHAASRRGRPRESSRDDRRPEHAIVEGRTRRINPCRACYDAIRPGKRGIATRSEGGAVKKSGEDDRFPEDDLPAEVALPVEDRLDLHSFLPREVGSVVGSYLDAALEAGFEEVRLIHGRGIGVQRDVVRAVLSRHPGVAGFDDAPPERGGWGATVVRLHRRDRVD